A genomic window from Elaeis guineensis isolate ETL-2024a chromosome 3, EG11, whole genome shotgun sequence includes:
- the LOC105042225 gene encoding protein ELC, which translates to MPSSSTGLIDAALSNSGADSLSYVHNNLKWLIREHLLSLLKDIPTLSPSTGTFIHDDGTAAHLLYAHGILPISPSMQPILLRIWLHQCYPFKPPIVYIFATQNTSILHGHPFVDSSGATTSPYLKSWQYPRSNLSDLAHDLIKIFHLCPPYTPSLATSACTVPSLSSKRELIDRLSMRIDDDKVRFRLQVEKDIEHLSNIQAALHDRAGVIASILLDHEEEKTSLEHTLEKKVEDAEVLSNWLRVQGANSLLMDELEAFEARDEKSRCWMENKAAELAFDDAMDALGKALEEGMVAFDVYLKQVRTLAREQFFHRDLVMKMEMAGYLS; encoded by the coding sequence ATGCCATCCTCCTCTACCGGATTAATCGATGCTGCCCTCTCCAACTCCGGCGCGGATTCCCTCTCCTACGTCCACAACAACCTCAAATGGCTCATCCGTGAGCACCTTCTCTCGCTCCTCAAGGACATCCCCACTCTCTCTCCCTCCACCGGCACCTTCATCCATGACGATGGCACCGCCGCCCACCTCCTCTATGCCCATGGTATCCTCCCCATATCTCCCTCCATGCAACCAATCCTTCTCAGGATATGGTTGCACCAATGTTATCCCTTCAAACCCCCTATTGTCTACATCTTCGCCACCCAAAATACCAGTATCCTCCATGGTCACCCTTTTGTCGACTCTTCAGGGGCTACCACCTCCCCCTACCTCAAGTCATGGCAGTACCCCAGGTCCAACCTCTCTGATCTTGCTCATGACCTTATCAAGATCTTTCACTTGTGTCCCCCTTACACTCCAAGTCTGGCCACTTCTGCTTGCACTGTTCCTTCTCTTTCCTCCAAGAGAGAGTTAATCGACCGACTTTCCATGAGAATAGACGACGACAAGGTGCGCTTTCGATTGCAGGTTGAGAAGGATATCGAGCACCTATCGAACATACAAGCTGCGCTGCATGACAGAGCTGGTGTTATTGCTTCTATTCTATTGGACCATGAAGAGGAGAAAACAAGCTTGGAGCACACTCTAGAGAAGAAGGTGGAGGATGCTGAAGTGCTCTCGAATTGGTTGAGAGTACAAGGTGCCAATTCTTTACTCATGGATGAGTTAGAGGCATTTGAGGCTAGAGATGAGAAATCAAGGTGTTGGATGGAAAACAAGGCAGCCGAACTTGCCTTCGATGATGCAATGGATGCCCTTGGCAAAGCACTAGAAGAAGGAATGGTGGCCTTTGATGTGTATCTCAAGCAGGTGAGGACTTTGGCTAGGGAACAGTTCTTCCATAGAGACTTGGTCATGAAAATGGAGATGGCCGGGTACTTGTCATAG